Proteins co-encoded in one Kribbella qitaiheensis genomic window:
- a CDS encoding C40 family peptidase yields MPVTIRRTAMPAVSHQSESSTRPAGRTLAKHRKTNKSAAAPRAAAAVLSVGLAVSGGAILTVAGTPSTASAATTKTTSAAWARGNLPVAQKPLLRYADAGSAVRGVQRFLDVPAGGWYGSATRTAVANFQRRVGLPRTGTVTVNTWRSLFYAASHGLLHGGAGRSSTFQARVLKEAAKLKGTPYRYGGTTTRGLDCSGYTGLVFKRAGKKLPRTSRQQYSATKHLTRKSAKPGDLVFFKSGGGGVYHVGIYAGNNMLWHASKPGRPVAKAKIWSSNVAFGRA; encoded by the coding sequence ATGCCCGTCACCATCCGACGGACAGCGATGCCTGCTGTCAGTCACCAAAGCGAATCCAGTACCCGGCCCGCCGGCCGGACCCTGGCCAAGCACCGCAAGACCAACAAGTCCGCGGCCGCCCCGCGCGCCGCAGCCGCCGTCCTTTCGGTCGGCCTCGCCGTCAGTGGTGGGGCGATCCTCACCGTCGCCGGCACCCCCTCGACCGCCTCGGCGGCCACTACCAAGACCACCTCGGCCGCGTGGGCCCGGGGTAACCTGCCTGTCGCCCAGAAGCCGCTGCTCCGTTACGCGGACGCCGGTTCGGCCGTTCGTGGAGTCCAGCGCTTCCTGGACGTCCCGGCCGGCGGTTGGTACGGCTCCGCCACTCGCACGGCGGTTGCCAACTTCCAGCGCCGGGTGGGCCTGCCCCGCACCGGCACAGTGACCGTGAACACCTGGCGTTCGCTGTTCTATGCCGCGAGCCACGGTCTGCTGCACGGCGGTGCCGGCCGCAGCTCGACCTTCCAGGCCCGGGTCCTGAAGGAAGCAGCCAAGCTCAAGGGCACCCCGTACCGCTACGGCGGCACGACCACCCGCGGCCTCGACTGCTCGGGCTACACCGGTCTGGTCTTCAAGCGGGCCGGCAAGAAGCTGCCCCGTACGTCGCGCCAGCAGTACAGCGCCACCAAGCACCTGACCCGTAAGTCGGCCAAGCCCGGCGACCTGGTGTTCTTCAAGAGCGGTGGCGGCGGCGTCTACCACGTGGGTATCTACGCCGGGAACAACATGCTGTGGCACGCCTCGAAGCCGGGTCGCCCGGTCGCGAAGGCGAAGATCTGGAGCTCGAACGTGGCCTTCGGCCGCGCCTGA
- a CDS encoding response regulator, which produces MTRLLIVDDEALVRAGLKMILESADDLEVVAEADDGADAAAMVREHRPDVVLMDIRMPRLDGLAATRELQAMPDPPKVLVLTTFDLDDYVFRALQAGASGFLLKDTPPRELVQAVRVVAAGDAMLSPAVTRRLIGHFAADQRTDRQRVARERLTSLTEREKEVLAAVATGLSNADIGRQLFMSEATVKAHVSRVLVKLDATNRVQVAILAHDAGLLDT; this is translated from the coding sequence ATGACGCGGCTGCTGATCGTGGACGACGAGGCGCTGGTCCGGGCCGGACTGAAGATGATCCTCGAGTCGGCCGACGACCTCGAAGTCGTCGCGGAGGCCGACGACGGCGCCGATGCGGCCGCGATGGTGCGCGAGCATCGCCCGGACGTGGTGCTGATGGACATCCGGATGCCGAGGCTGGACGGGCTCGCCGCCACCCGGGAGTTGCAGGCGATGCCGGATCCGCCGAAGGTCCTGGTGCTGACGACGTTCGACCTGGACGACTACGTGTTCCGTGCGCTGCAGGCCGGGGCGAGCGGGTTCCTGCTGAAGGACACACCGCCTCGCGAGCTCGTTCAGGCTGTCCGGGTGGTCGCGGCCGGGGACGCGATGTTGTCGCCGGCGGTGACCCGGCGGTTGATCGGGCACTTCGCGGCTGATCAGCGGACCGATCGGCAGCGGGTGGCGCGGGAGCGGCTGACGTCCCTGACCGAGCGGGAGAAAGAAGTGCTGGCCGCGGTCGCCACCGGGTTGTCCAACGCGGACATCGGCAGGCAGCTGTTCATGAGCGAGGCGACCGTGAAGGCGCACGTGTCCCGGGTGCTGGTGAAGCTCGATGCCACCAACCGGGTCCAGGTCGCGATCCTTGCCCACGACGCGGGGCTGCTCGACACCTAG
- a CDS encoding pyridoxal-phosphate dependent enzyme — MLSIEDVREAAQRIEGVAHRTPVITSRTLNERVGAEVFLKAENFQRIGAFKFRGAFNAVSRLSPEQLGRGVTAYSSGNHAQAVALAASLVGTTAVILMPEDAPPTKLAATKGYGAEVVTYDRYTGDRTALATQLAEDRGLALIPPYDHYDVMAGQGTVALELIEEVGQLGALLAPIGGGGLIAGCATAATALSPGIRVIGVEPEAGDDTARSLAAGERVEIGVPRTIADGQAISIPGELTFEINRRLLAGVELVSDDEIRAAMAFAFERLKLVLEPSGACALAALLTGRIQDLPDRVGVVLSGGNVGLERFLELLGKG, encoded by the coding sequence ATGCTCAGCATCGAGGATGTCCGGGAAGCCGCCCAGCGGATCGAGGGAGTGGCACACCGGACACCGGTGATCACGTCGCGGACATTGAACGAGCGGGTCGGCGCCGAGGTGTTCCTCAAGGCCGAGAACTTTCAGCGGATCGGGGCCTTCAAGTTCCGGGGCGCCTTCAACGCGGTCAGCCGGTTGAGCCCGGAGCAGCTCGGTCGCGGCGTCACGGCGTACTCGTCCGGGAACCACGCCCAGGCGGTCGCGCTGGCGGCGTCGCTCGTGGGGACGACCGCGGTGATACTGATGCCCGAGGACGCGCCACCGACGAAGCTGGCGGCGACCAAGGGGTACGGCGCCGAAGTGGTCACGTACGACCGGTACACCGGGGACCGTACGGCGCTCGCGACCCAGCTCGCCGAGGACCGCGGACTGGCCTTGATCCCGCCGTACGACCACTACGACGTGATGGCCGGCCAGGGCACGGTCGCGCTCGAGCTGATCGAAGAGGTGGGGCAGCTCGGGGCACTGCTTGCCCCGATCGGTGGCGGCGGCCTGATCGCCGGCTGCGCGACGGCCGCCACCGCGCTGTCGCCGGGGATCCGGGTGATCGGGGTCGAGCCCGAGGCGGGCGACGACACGGCCCGGTCGCTGGCAGCCGGCGAGCGGGTCGAGATCGGCGTACCGCGGACGATCGCGGACGGCCAGGCCATCTCGATCCCGGGCGAGCTCACCTTCGAGATCAACCGGCGGCTGCTGGCCGGGGTCGAGCTGGTCAGCGACGACGAGATCCGGGCCGCGATGGCCTTCGCGTTCGAGCGGCTCAAGCTCGTCCTGGAGCCGAGTGGCGCCTGCGCGCTGGCGGCACTGCTGACCGGGCGGATCCAGGACCTGCCGGACCGCGTCGGAGTCGTGCTTTCAGGCGGGAACGTGGGCCTGGAACGCTTCCTGGAGCTGCTCGGAAAGGGCTGA
- a CDS encoding sensor histidine kinase produces the protein MRWLRRWYAWFVQRAPRIRDLMFIGFSLLTIVAQATAGTRGGWQARDWFVLGVGIAGSLALWWRRRFPVSVTIIAILALFGGQIFVPMGLALLTLAIRRRDAMLAALSLAAYVAYVASSWSDRNSDPYVLLFTGPFLIGTWVAVGAYLGARRDLMVSLRDRAERAEAERELRADQARLGERARIAQEMHDVLAHKVSLIALHAGGLEVNPAVGPEKVESSAGLIRETARQAMEDLREVLGVLRTDISSAGADLAPVPRALDLARLVEASRAAGVNVSSDLVLPDEVPASVGRTVYRIVQEALTNVHKHARGVSTEVLVKGAPGTGVTVRVTNVRPVAADSLLPGAGAGLVGLRERVSLSGGSISTGPTADGGWRVEAWLPWSEKEPAKPGGTADSDKGEG, from the coding sequence ATGCGATGGTTGCGGCGGTGGTATGCCTGGTTCGTCCAGCGCGCCCCGCGGATCCGCGACCTGATGTTCATCGGCTTCAGCCTGCTCACGATCGTCGCGCAGGCCACCGCGGGCACCCGCGGCGGCTGGCAGGCGCGCGACTGGTTCGTGCTGGGGGTGGGCATCGCCGGATCGCTGGCGCTGTGGTGGCGCCGCCGGTTTCCCGTCAGCGTCACGATCATCGCCATCCTCGCGCTGTTCGGCGGCCAGATCTTCGTCCCGATGGGCCTGGCGCTGCTGACGCTCGCGATCCGCCGCCGGGACGCGATGCTGGCCGCGCTGAGCCTGGCGGCGTACGTCGCGTACGTCGCGAGCTCCTGGTCCGACCGGAACAGCGATCCCTACGTACTCCTCTTCACCGGGCCGTTCCTGATCGGCACCTGGGTCGCGGTCGGCGCCTACCTCGGGGCGCGGCGCGACCTGATGGTGTCGCTGCGGGACCGGGCCGAACGCGCGGAGGCCGAGCGTGAACTCCGCGCGGACCAGGCCCGGCTGGGTGAGCGGGCCCGCATCGCCCAGGAGATGCACGACGTACTGGCGCACAAGGTGTCGCTGATCGCGCTGCACGCGGGCGGGCTCGAGGTGAACCCGGCGGTCGGCCCGGAGAAGGTGGAGAGCTCGGCCGGCCTGATCCGGGAGACCGCCCGGCAGGCGATGGAGGACCTTCGCGAAGTACTCGGCGTACTGCGAACCGACATCAGCTCGGCCGGTGCCGATCTGGCTCCCGTACCGCGGGCCCTCGACCTGGCCCGATTGGTGGAGGCATCCCGGGCGGCGGGGGTGAACGTGTCGAGCGATCTGGTCTTGCCGGACGAGGTACCGGCTTCGGTGGGGCGTACGGTCTACCGGATCGTGCAGGAGGCGCTGACCAACGTGCACAAGCACGCCCGCGGGGTTTCGACCGAAGTGCTGGTGAAGGGTGCGCCGGGAACCGGCGTGACGGTCCGGGTGACCAACGTTCGGCCGGTGGCGGCCGACTCACTGCTGCCGGGCGCGGGTGCGGGCCTGGTCGGTCTTCGTGAACGGGTCAGTCTGTCCGGCGGAAGCATCTCGACCGGGCCGACCGCGGACGGCGGCTGGCGGGTCGAGGCCTGGCTGCCGTGGTCCGAGAAGGAGCCGGCCAAACCCGGCGGCACGGCTGACAGCGACAAAGGAGAAGGATGA